One Bosea sp. 685 DNA segment encodes these proteins:
- a CDS encoding FCD domain-containing protein codes for MSLDQLPIAPKGGLTGHVERTLKQALMEGSLKPGERLVARDLAARLGTSPTPVREALLKLVASGALEMAPAQSFTVPALSLEGYREIIDIRMVVESLAVERATPLLTEQDLVVLRAINERFKDARARNAAREALHENKEFRLMLYERAAMPALYAVIESLWLKIGPSLNYLFPVDSTRLGEPHNHDLLLEALARRDTEKAVRLIRKAIEDGAAVIGEHFAEDEAARSQAASGRTRTG; via the coding sequence GTGAGCCTTGACCAATTGCCGATCGCGCCCAAGGGCGGCCTGACCGGGCATGTCGAAAGAACGCTCAAGCAGGCGCTGATGGAAGGCAGCCTGAAGCCCGGCGAAAGGCTGGTCGCGCGCGATCTCGCCGCCAGGCTCGGCACCAGCCCTACCCCGGTCCGCGAGGCGCTGCTGAAGCTCGTCGCCAGCGGCGCGCTGGAGATGGCGCCGGCGCAGTCCTTCACCGTGCCGGCGCTCTCGCTCGAGGGCTATCGCGAGATCATCGACATCCGCATGGTGGTCGAGAGCCTCGCGGTCGAGAGGGCGACGCCATTGCTGACCGAGCAGGATCTTGTCGTCCTGCGCGCGATCAACGAGCGCTTCAAGGATGCCCGGGCGCGCAACGCCGCACGCGAGGCTCTGCATGAGAACAAGGAATTCCGCTTGATGCTCTATGAGCGCGCGGCGATGCCGGCGCTCTATGCGGTGATCGAGTCGCTCTGGCTCAAGATCGGGCCGAGCCTGAACTATCTCTTCCCGGTCGATTCCACCCGGCTGGGCGAGCCGCACAACCATGATTTGCTGCTGGAGGCGCTGGCCCGGCGCGACACCGAGAAGGCGGTCAGGCTGATCCGCAAGGCAATCGAGGACGGCGCGGCGGTGATCGGCGAACATTTCGCCGAGGATGAAGCGGCGCGCTCACAGGCTGCTTCCGGCCGGACGCGGACGGGCTGA
- a CDS encoding SDR family NAD(P)-dependent oxidoreductase — protein sequence MLAPTERVILISGANRGIGRAVAQALYEQGYALSLGGRDLASLKAMSVDWDETRIHIARYDAQDWATHRAWTDAAVARFGRIDGLVNNAGMHSTITLRAPDEAVLDAIWAVNCKGPLSLIHCALPHLEASGAGRIINIASMSGKRVRNDAVAYNMTKHAMVALTHAARRISWDKGVRATALCPSFVPTDMTAASNAMNRQDMTQPGDLAQLVATVLALPNNASVAELLVNCRLEDTL from the coding sequence ATGCTTGCCCCCACCGAACGCGTGATCCTGATCTCCGGCGCCAATCGTGGCATCGGCCGCGCCGTCGCGCAGGCGCTGTATGAGCAAGGCTATGCCTTGAGCCTGGGCGGGCGCGATCTCGCTTCGCTCAAGGCGATGAGCGTCGATTGGGATGAAACCCGCATCCATATCGCGCGCTATGACGCGCAGGATTGGGCGACGCATCGGGCCTGGACGGATGCGGCGGTTGCGCGCTTCGGCCGGATCGACGGGCTCGTCAACAATGCCGGCATGCACAGCACTATTACCTTGCGCGCGCCCGACGAGGCCGTGCTCGACGCGATCTGGGCCGTGAACTGCAAGGGGCCGCTCAGCCTGATCCATTGCGCGCTGCCGCATCTGGAAGCGAGCGGGGCCGGGCGCATCATCAACATCGCCTCGATGTCGGGCAAGCGCGTGCGCAACGATGCCGTCGCCTACAACATGACCAAGCATGCGATGGTGGCGCTGACCCATGCGGCGCGCCGGATCTCCTGGGACAAGGGCGTGCGGGCAACCGCGCTCTGCCCCTCCTTCGTACCCACCGACATGACGGCCGCGAGCAATGCGATGAACCGCCAGGACATGACGCAACCGGGCGATCTCGCGCAATTGGTTGCTACTGTCCTCGCTCTGCCTAACAATGCATCAGTCGCAGAGTTGCTGGTGAATTGCCGGCTGGAGGATACGCTTTAG
- a CDS encoding ABC transporter substrate-binding protein, whose protein sequence is MKKTGLVIAAALAGALLGSPALAQKTVLTVGMQSTDAGVLDPHLNSGTPGKAMLQWMFNGLVRIKPGELSPEFMEPDLAESWTSSTDGKEWTFKLRQGVQCHLGYGEFTSEDAVYSLARAANKETSAFSSDYAAFDKVEAPDKYTVKITLKQAIPSLLGIVMNYHGGNMVCKKAAEELGKEGFAKKPVGTGPFMFQEYVPQQYAKLVANPNYFRGKPKLTEILYRFIPSDSSRDLAFQSGELDMMLGRQEQAWVDRMNALPGVKVVAMGPAEMSMLHLNMSQPPLDNLKVRQAIAYAIDRNAIWQFRGKNISRPAVSVVPSGYLGTDEKAPLYPFDLAKSKALLAEAGFPNGVTVKAINTTLPSMLSFTEATQALLKRAGITLEIQPVEHATFHQQIRQDLSQVVHFQAARFPIADVYLSQFFHSRAIVKTPTAVTNFSHCNVADAEIDAARSETDKAKQLALWKTAQEKIIKEVCAIPVNEMMQLWAYKDSLDLGYDLKASLNLGPPVLETTRFTK, encoded by the coding sequence ATGAAAAAAACCGGACTGGTGATCGCCGCCGCGCTCGCGGGGGCCCTGTTGGGCTCGCCCGCACTGGCTCAGAAGACCGTGCTGACCGTCGGCATGCAAAGCACCGATGCTGGCGTGCTCGATCCGCATCTGAACTCCGGCACGCCCGGCAAGGCGATGCTGCAATGGATGTTCAACGGCCTGGTCCGGATCAAGCCGGGCGAGCTTTCGCCGGAATTCATGGAACCTGATCTGGCCGAAAGCTGGACCTCTTCGACCGATGGCAAGGAATGGACCTTCAAGCTGCGCCAGGGCGTGCAGTGTCATCTCGGCTATGGCGAATTCACCTCGGAGGACGCGGTCTATTCGCTGGCACGCGCCGCCAACAAGGAAACCTCGGCCTTCTCCTCCGACTACGCCGCCTTCGACAAGGTCGAGGCGCCCGACAAATACACGGTCAAGATCACGCTGAAGCAGGCCATTCCGAGCCTGCTCGGCATCGTCATGAATTACCATGGCGGCAACATGGTCTGTAAGAAAGCCGCCGAGGAGCTGGGCAAGGAAGGCTTCGCCAAGAAGCCTGTCGGCACCGGCCCGTTCATGTTCCAGGAGTACGTGCCGCAGCAATACGCCAAGCTCGTCGCCAACCCGAACTATTTCCGCGGCAAACCGAAGCTGACCGAGATCCTCTACCGCTTCATCCCGTCCGATTCCTCGCGCGATCTCGCCTTCCAGTCCGGCGAGCTCGACATGATGCTAGGCCGGCAGGAACAGGCCTGGGTCGACCGCATGAACGCGCTGCCCGGCGTCAAGGTCGTCGCCATGGGCCCGGCCGAGATGTCGATGCTGCATCTCAATATGAGCCAGCCGCCGCTCGACAACCTCAAGGTCCGCCAAGCCATCGCCTATGCGATCGACCGCAACGCGATCTGGCAGTTCCGCGGCAAGAACATCTCCCGGCCAGCCGTCTCGGTCGTGCCGTCGGGCTATCTCGGCACCGACGAGAAGGCGCCGCTCTACCCGTTCGATCTCGCCAAGTCGAAGGCGCTGCTGGCCGAGGCCGGCTTCCCCAACGGCGTCACGGTCAAGGCGATCAACACGACGCTGCCCTCGATGCTGAGCTTTACCGAGGCGACGCAGGCGCTGTTGAAGCGGGCCGGCATCACGCTGGAGATCCAGCCGGTGGAGCACGCGACCTTCCACCAGCAGATCCGGCAGGACCTGTCGCAGGTGGTGCATTTCCAGGCGGCGCGCTTCCCCATCGCGGATGTCTATCTCTCGCAGTTCTTCCATTCGCGCGCGATCGTGAAGACGCCGACGGCGGTAACGAACTTCTCGCATTGCAATGTCGCCGATGCCGAGATCGATGCGGCCCGCTCGGAAACCGACAAGGCCAAGCAGCTCGCGCTCTGGAAGACGGCGCAGGAGAAGATCATCAAGGAAGTCTGCGCGATTCCGGTCAACGAGATGATGCAGCTCTGGGCCTATAAGGACAGCCTCGACCTCGGCTACGACCTCAAGGCCTCGCTCAACCTCGGCCCGCCGGTGCTCGAGACGACGCGCTTCACGAAGTGA
- a CDS encoding ABC transporter permease has product MSASVHDAGQAAPPRLRWLAATLSAFNANKTSWVGLVIVVAVILAAVLAPIIAPHDPLEQNILSRLQPPHDDYYLGTDYFGRDILSRLLYGARISLVIGVASTVIALVLGSLIGILAGWYGGKFDVVVMQAMDILLAFPSLILGLILVAMLGPSMENITIAIALTSIPSFARIARAPTISVKERDYIEAGRALAFSDARIMAGHILPNIFPEILVMGSLWLANAIRTEASLAFIGLGVKPPTATWGGMIREGFENILDSYWLVLAPSLAILIIVFALNILGDGLRDAIDPKLKGER; this is encoded by the coding sequence ATGAGCGCCTCGGTCCATGATGCCGGTCAGGCCGCCCCGCCGCGGCTGCGCTGGCTCGCCGCCACGCTCAGTGCCTTCAACGCCAACAAGACCTCCTGGGTCGGCCTCGTCATCGTCGTCGCGGTGATCCTGGCCGCAGTGCTCGCGCCCATCATCGCCCCGCATGACCCGCTGGAGCAGAACATCCTGTCGCGGCTGCAGCCGCCGCATGACGACTACTATCTCGGCACCGATTATTTCGGCCGCGACATCCTCTCCCGCCTGCTTTACGGCGCGCGGATCTCGCTCGTCATCGGCGTCGCCTCGACCGTGATCGCTCTGGTGCTGGGGTCGCTGATCGGCATCCTGGCTGGCTGGTATGGCGGCAAATTCGATGTCGTCGTGATGCAGGCGATGGACATCCTGCTCGCCTTCCCCTCGCTCATCCTCGGCCTGATCCTGGTCGCCATGCTCGGTCCCTCGATGGAGAACATCACCATCGCGATCGCGCTGACCTCGATCCCCTCCTTCGCCCGCATCGCACGCGCGCCGACGATTTCGGTGAAGGAGCGCGACTATATCGAGGCCGGACGAGCGCTTGCCTTCTCCGACGCCCGGATCATGGCAGGCCATATCCTGCCCAACATCTTCCCGGAAATCCTGGTGATGGGCTCGCTCTGGCTCGCCAACGCGATCCGCACCGAGGCCTCGCTCGCCTTCATCGGGCTCGGCGTCAAGCCGCCGACCGCGACCTGGGGCGGCATGATCCGCGAGGGTTTCGAGAACATCCTCGACAGCTACTGGCTCGTGCTGGCGCCGAGTCTGGCCATCCTGATCATCGTCTTCGCCCTCAACATCCTCGGCGACGGTCTGCGCGACGCCATCGACCCCAAGCTGAAGGGCGAACGATGA
- a CDS encoding RidA family protein, producing the protein MSEIIKVKSGSKYEDLNSYSRVVVAGDMIFVSNTAGRNYKTRAIASDAKGQAEQAFSNIEGALAAVDASLKDVVAIKVFVPDIADMEEVNEVVGRKFRGIDPANTTTCTPLGQPELKVEFEVTAYKRRKPDEAEKRISVDLS; encoded by the coding sequence GTGAGCGAGATCATCAAAGTCAAATCCGGCAGCAAATATGAGGATTTGAACAGCTACTCGCGGGTCGTCGTCGCCGGCGACATGATCTTCGTCTCCAACACCGCCGGCCGCAACTACAAGACCCGCGCCATCGCCAGCGATGCCAAGGGCCAGGCCGAGCAGGCCTTCAGCAATATCGAAGGCGCGCTCGCCGCGGTGGACGCCTCATTGAAGGATGTCGTCGCGATCAAGGTCTTCGTGCCCGACATCGCCGATATGGAAGAGGTCAACGAGGTCGTCGGGCGCAAGTTCAGGGGCATCGACCCCGCCAACACCACGACCTGCACGCCGCTCGGCCAGCCCGAGCTCAAGGTCGAGTTCGAGGTCACCGCCTATAAGCGCCGCAAGCCCGACGAGGCCGAAAAGCGCATCAGCGTCGACCTCTCCTGA
- a CDS encoding ABC transporter permease: protein MGAFLVKRLGFAVVTLWAVLSLVFVVVRIVPGDPAQVILGDQADATAIAAMRTRLGLDAPLIEQYWTFLTGAIRGDWGVSLVTGRPVIQEILSVLPWTLELTVVSMLIGVAIGVPLGVWAAINRNRMPDYVTRIASLLGLSFPPFVSAIILLILFAIMLRWFPVISARSGSASAWFQSMALPALNLGLIMAAYITRVARSAMLEVMQEDYVRSARAKGVPWRVVVWRHALRNALIPVITVVGLYLGILIGNSVLTEIVFNRPGLGKLIVGALNQRDYTMLQGMMVIYTLIVVLVNIATDLTYAFVDPRVKLS, encoded by the coding sequence ATGGGCGCCTTTCTCGTCAAACGGCTCGGCTTTGCGGTCGTCACGCTCTGGGCCGTGCTTTCCCTCGTCTTCGTCGTGGTGCGGATCGTGCCGGGCGACCCGGCGCAGGTCATCCTCGGAGACCAGGCCGACGCCACCGCGATCGCGGCGATGCGGACACGGCTCGGTCTCGACGCACCGCTCATCGAGCAATACTGGACCTTCCTCACCGGTGCGATCCGGGGTGACTGGGGCGTCTCGCTCGTCACCGGCCGGCCGGTGATCCAGGAGATCCTCTCCGTCCTGCCCTGGACGCTGGAGCTGACCGTGGTCTCGATGCTGATCGGTGTCGCCATCGGCGTGCCGCTCGGTGTCTGGGCCGCGATCAACCGCAACCGCATGCCCGATTATGTGACGCGCATCGCCTCGCTGCTCGGCTTGTCCTTCCCGCCCTTCGTCTCGGCCATCATCCTGCTGATCCTGTTTGCGATCATGCTGCGCTGGTTCCCGGTGATCAGCGCCCGCTCCGGCTCGGCCTCCGCCTGGTTCCAGTCGATGGCGCTGCCGGCGCTCAATCTCGGACTGATCATGGCGGCCTACATCACCCGCGTGGCACGCTCGGCGATGCTCGAGGTGATGCAGGAGGATTATGTGCGCAGCGCGCGGGCCAAGGGCGTGCCCTGGCGTGTCGTCGTCTGGCGGCATGCGCTGCGCAACGCATTGATCCCCGTCATCACCGTCGTCGGCCTGTATCTCGGCATCCTGATCGGCAATTCGGTGCTGACCGAGATCGTCTTCAACCGGCCGGGCCTGGGCAAGCTCATCGTCGGCGCGCTGAACCAGCGCGACTACACCATGCTGCAGGGCATGATGGTGATCTACACGCTGATCGTCGTGTTGGTGAACATCGCCACCGACCTGACCTATGCCTTCGTCGATCCGAGAGTGAAGCTGTCATGA
- a CDS encoding ABC transporter ATP-binding protein has product MSRPVLSVQNLQTAFRVGGQWRWAIEDLSFDVAPGETVAIVGESGSGKSVTALSIMRLVSAANGRIEGKIALEGRDLLALSEEEMRKVRGNDVAMIFQEPMTSLNPVLTVGYQICEALRYHRGLDKAAAEAEALRMLEKVRIPSAKARFGNYPHQLSGGMRQRVMIATALACKPKLLIADEPTTALDVTIQAQILELIKTLQDEEGMSVLFITHDMGVVAEIADRVVVMWKGRKLEDAPAPQVFNAPVHGYTKALLAAVPRLGDMEGHGRPLRFPHIDPDNGEVRGKPVEAADTVKAEEAPLLEVSGLTTRFGIRGGLLGRLRGRVHAVENVSFTLQRGETLALVGESGCGKSTTGRSILRLIEPTAGTVRFEGRDVTGFGKGDLLNVRRDMQMIFQDPFASLNPRKSVGAAIAEPIVVHGLARGAEARERVAELMRRVGLSPAMGSRFPHEFSGGQRQRLAIARALALSPKLVVADEAVSALDVSVKAQVLNLMLDLQAEFGLAYLFISHDMAVVERVSHRVAVMYLGEIVELGTREAVFANPRHPYTRKLLSAVPVPDPARRSLRRELAIDEIPSPIRTLDWRAPAQALVEVAPGHFVRQAV; this is encoded by the coding sequence ATGAGCCGGCCTGTCCTCTCCGTCCAAAATCTGCAGACGGCCTTCCGCGTCGGCGGGCAATGGCGCTGGGCGATCGAAGATCTGAGCTTCGACGTCGCGCCGGGCGAAACCGTCGCGATCGTCGGTGAATCCGGCTCGGGCAAATCCGTCACCGCGCTCTCGATCATGCGACTGGTCTCGGCCGCAAATGGTCGCATCGAAGGCAAGATCGCGCTCGAAGGCCGCGATCTGCTGGCGCTTTCGGAAGAGGAGATGCGCAAGGTCCGCGGCAACGATGTCGCGATGATCTTCCAGGAGCCGATGACCAGCCTGAATCCCGTGCTGACCGTCGGCTACCAGATCTGCGAGGCGCTGCGCTATCATCGTGGGCTCGACAAGGCGGCAGCCGAGGCCGAGGCGCTGCGCATGCTGGAGAAGGTGCGCATCCCGTCCGCGAAGGCCCGCTTCGGCAATTACCCGCACCAGCTCTCCGGCGGCATGCGTCAGCGCGTGATGATTGCGACCGCGCTCGCCTGCAAGCCAAAGCTCCTGATCGCCGACGAGCCGACGACCGCGCTCGACGTCACGATCCAGGCGCAGATCCTCGAACTGATCAAGACGCTGCAGGACGAGGAGGGCATGTCGGTCCTCTTCATCACCCATGACATGGGCGTCGTCGCCGAGATCGCCGACCGCGTCGTGGTGATGTGGAAGGGGCGCAAGCTCGAGGATGCGCCGGCTCCCCAGGTCTTCAACGCGCCGGTGCACGGCTATACCAAGGCGCTGCTCGCCGCCGTGCCCAGGCTCGGCGACATGGAGGGGCATGGCAGGCCGCTGCGCTTCCCCCATATCGACCCCGATAATGGCGAGGTCCGCGGCAAGCCGGTCGAGGCAGCCGACACGGTCAAGGCCGAAGAGGCGCCGCTACTGGAGGTCTCCGGCCTGACGACACGCTTCGGCATTCGTGGCGGCCTGCTTGGGCGCCTGCGCGGCCGGGTCCATGCGGTCGAGAACGTCTCCTTCACGCTGCAGCGCGGCGAGACGCTGGCGCTTGTCGGCGAATCCGGCTGCGGCAAGTCGACGACCGGGCGCTCGATCCTGCGCTTGATCGAGCCCACCGCCGGCACGGTGCGTTTTGAGGGTCGCGATGTGACCGGTTTCGGCAAGGGCGACCTGCTCAATGTCCGCCGAGACATGCAGATGATCTTCCAGGATCCCTTCGCCAGCCTGAACCCGCGCAAGAGCGTGGGCGCGGCCATCGCCGAGCCGATCGTCGTTCATGGTCTCGCCAGGGGCGCGGAGGCCAGGGAGCGCGTGGCGGAATTGATGCGCCGCGTTGGCCTCTCGCCCGCCATGGGCTCGCGCTTCCCGCATGAATTCTCGGGCGGGCAGCGCCAGCGCCTCGCCATCGCACGTGCGCTCGCGCTCTCGCCCAAGCTGGTCGTGGCGGATGAGGCGGTCTCGGCGCTCGACGTCTCCGTCAAGGCGCAGGTGCTCAACCTGATGCTCGACCTGCAGGCCGAATTCGGCCTCGCCTATCTCTTCATCTCGCATGACATGGCGGTGGTCGAACGGGTAAGCCATCGCGTCGCGGTGATGTATCTTGGCGAGATCGTCGAACTCGGCACGCGCGAGGCCGTCTTCGCCAACCCGCGCCATCCCTATACGCGCAAGCTGCTCTCGGCCGTGCCGGTGCCCGATCCGGCGCGGCGATCCCTGCGCCGCGAACTCGCGATCGACGAGATTCCGAGTCCGATCCGCACGCTCGACTGGCGCGCTCCGGCGCAGGCGTTGGTCGAGGTCGCGCCCGGCCATTTCGTCAGGCAGGCGGTATAG
- a CDS encoding ABC transporter substrate-binding protein has product MTMISRRALLAAGASLPLVRGSAFAQASGKVLRFGLSSFPPSMQPWVHTGTAALTVKLLIFRGLTGFDENGEARPELAESWTQDGPTGWLFKLREATFHNGKPVTAEDVKWTLEQVAAPTSTAFLKAEFGGVERIETPDQRTVRIVMKEPTATLPIWLASPHMPIIAKDSIEGRAGLGVGAGPFTLKDQERGVSIEVAKFDKYYKPGLPKLAGVKLTAYADENLRVAALQAGDIDLIEYVPWQHMGVIEKDPRLTLVAADGPFMGINFNGGSGPFKDVRLRQAVAHAVRREEIVQAAFFGRGSKLESIPISPGSPYFDKALSEFWNYDPEKAKKLLAEAGVPKGFSCTLLSTAQYGMHKSTAEVVQAHLGEIGIEVKLNLPDWAGRVDAAGKGRYEFMIQGTTADNNDPDGLAPLIDGELPANMARSWQMPTPEIHALFVKGRSEFDPAKRKAIYAELTKVALQQAPLVGLAWRSQGYGMVKGVTGFKSYPGSTNFFSAYSMEETSFS; this is encoded by the coding sequence ATGACGATGATTTCGCGCCGTGCCCTCCTTGCCGCCGGGGCGAGCCTGCCGCTGGTTCGAGGTTCCGCCTTTGCGCAAGCTTCGGGGAAAGTGCTGCGCTTCGGCCTGTCGAGCTTCCCGCCGAGCATGCAGCCCTGGGTCCATACCGGCACTGCCGCATTGACGGTCAAGCTCTTGATCTTCCGCGGCCTGACCGGCTTCGACGAGAATGGCGAGGCCAGGCCCGAGCTCGCGGAATCCTGGACGCAGGACGGACCGACCGGCTGGCTCTTCAAATTGCGCGAGGCCACCTTCCACAACGGCAAGCCGGTCACGGCCGAGGATGTGAAGTGGACGCTGGAGCAGGTCGCGGCGCCAACCTCGACAGCCTTCCTCAAAGCCGAGTTCGGCGGCGTCGAGCGCATCGAGACCCCCGATCAGCGCACCGTGCGCATCGTCATGAAGGAGCCCACCGCCACGCTGCCGATCTGGCTGGCGAGCCCGCATATGCCGATCATCGCCAAGGACTCGATCGAGGGCCGGGCCGGTCTGGGCGTCGGCGCCGGACCGTTCACGCTCAAGGATCAGGAACGCGGCGTCTCGATCGAGGTCGCCAAGTTCGACAAATACTACAAGCCGGGCCTGCCCAAGCTCGCCGGCGTCAAGCTGACGGCCTACGCCGATGAGAACCTGCGGGTCGCGGCGCTGCAGGCCGGCGATATCGACCTGATCGAATATGTGCCCTGGCAGCATATGGGCGTGATCGAGAAGGATCCGCGCCTGACCCTGGTTGCCGCCGACGGCCCCTTCATGGGCATCAACTTCAATGGCGGCAGCGGGCCGTTCAAGGATGTCCGCTTGCGCCAGGCGGTTGCCCATGCCGTACGCCGTGAGGAGATCGTGCAGGCGGCCTTCTTCGGTCGAGGCAGCAAGCTGGAAAGCATCCCGATATCGCCCGGGAGCCCCTATTTCGACAAGGCGCTCTCGGAGTTCTGGAATTACGATCCCGAGAAGGCGAAGAAGCTGCTGGCCGAAGCGGGGGTGCCCAAGGGCTTCTCCTGTACGCTGCTCTCGACAGCGCAATACGGGATGCACAAATCTACCGCCGAGGTGGTGCAGGCTCATCTCGGCGAGATCGGCATCGAGGTGAAGCTCAACCTGCCCGACTGGGCAGGGCGCGTCGATGCTGCCGGCAAGGGCCGCTATGAGTTCATGATCCAGGGCACAACCGCCGACAATAACGACCCCGACGGCCTCGCGCCGCTGATCGACGGCGAACTGCCGGCCAATATGGCCCGTAGCTGGCAGATGCCGACGCCCGAAATCCACGCCCTCTTCGTCAAGGGCCGCTCGGAATTCGATCCCGCCAAGCGCAAGGCGATCTATGCCGAACTGACCAAGGTCGCCCTCCAACAGGCGCCCCTCGTCGGTCTTGCCTGGCGCTCGCAGGGCTATGGCATGGTCAAGGGCGTGACCGGCTTCAAGAGCTATCCGGGCAGCACGAACTTCTTCTCGGCCTATTCGATGGAAGAGACGTCGTTCTCCTGA
- a CDS encoding FAD-binding oxidoreductase — protein MPDVVIVGGGISGAAAAYEIARAGHSVTLFEARNLAAMASGWTLGGVRQSGRDPAELPLAKAAVTRWSGLDEELGAATGYRRRGNLRLARTEAEVEVIRELVVQQRGLGLEIDYLPDNAAIRAIAPAIAPSVLAASFCPGDGHADPIPAVQAFAAAAARHGAVIRDGVGVRALIRSGDTITGVETNAGEIVSAGRVILATGIHAPELLRPLGLDLPLRIRLVCVLQSAPLPPLFEQVFGVANADAAGRQEIDGRLRVTTGIGDWPHEPGSWSPDNLAPRAADIATLIDRVTQVLPVMADAGVSRIWGGLIDLTPDALPAIDAHTGIDGLVVAAGFSGHGFGIGPITGEILADLALMRQPRFDLSPFRLGRFAGSTAPDSVLTLHG, from the coding sequence ATGCCTGACGTCGTCATCGTCGGAGGCGGGATCAGCGGCGCGGCGGCGGCCTATGAGATCGCTCGCGCCGGCCATTCCGTGACGCTGTTCGAGGCGCGCAACCTTGCGGCGATGGCCTCGGGCTGGACGCTTGGCGGGGTCAGGCAGTCGGGTCGCGACCCCGCCGAACTACCGCTGGCGAAGGCTGCGGTCACACGCTGGAGCGGGCTCGATGAAGAGCTTGGGGCCGCGACCGGCTATCGCCGGCGCGGCAATCTGCGCCTGGCGCGGACGGAAGCGGAAGTCGAGGTGATCCGCGAGCTTGTCGTCCAGCAACGCGGGCTTGGGCTCGAGATCGACTATCTGCCGGACAATGCCGCGATCCGGGCGATCGCGCCGGCAATTGCGCCATCGGTCCTCGCCGCCTCCTTCTGCCCGGGCGACGGCCATGCCGACCCGATTCCGGCGGTGCAGGCCTTTGCCGCCGCTGCCGCGCGCCATGGCGCGGTGATCCGTGACGGCGTCGGCGTGCGGGCGCTGATCCGCTCCGGCGATACGATCACCGGCGTCGAGACGAATGCTGGCGAGATCGTCTCCGCTGGACGCGTCATCCTGGCGACAGGCATCCATGCGCCCGAACTGTTGCGGCCGCTCGGGCTCGACCTGCCCCTGCGGATCAGGCTGGTCTGCGTGCTGCAGAGCGCGCCGCTACCGCCCCTGTTCGAGCAGGTTTTCGGCGTCGCCAATGCCGATGCCGCCGGCCGGCAGGAGATCGACGGGCGCCTGCGCGTCACCACCGGCATCGGCGACTGGCCGCATGAGCCCGGCTCCTGGAGCCCTGACAATCTTGCGCCGCGCGCAGCCGATATCGCCACCCTGATCGATCGGGTGACGCAGGTTCTACCAGTTATGGCGGATGCCGGCGTCTCGCGGATCTGGGGCGGGCTGATCGATCTCACGCCCGACGCGCTCCCAGCGATCGACGCCCATACCGGGATCGACGGGCTGGTCGTCGCAGCGGGCTTCTCCGGGCATGGTTTCGGCATCGGCCCGATCACCGGCGAGATCCTTGCCGATCTTGCGTTGATGCGGCAGCCGCGTTTCGATCTCAGCCCCTTCAGGCTGGGCCGCTTCGCCGGCTCCACCGCCCCGGATTCCGTGCTGACCTTGCACGGCTAG